CCAGGGAGCCACGCCGTCCGAGCGCCGCGCGGCCCACGCGGCGCTGGCGGAGGTCCTCGTCGCGTCCACAGGACGGCGCACGTGGCACCTGGCCGCCTCGACGGTCGGCCCGGCAGACGACGTCGCCGACGACCTCGAGGCCGCGGCCGACCGGGCCATCGAGCAGGGCGCCACCCGCGCCGCCGTCGCAGCACTGGCCCGGGCCGCCGAGCTGAGCGGGACCGCACTCGAGCGGGGGCGCCGCCTGGTCGGCGCCGCCGAGCTCGCCTTCGACTCCGGCCTCTACCAGGAGGGCACGGCGCTCCTCGTCCGGGTCGACGCCGCCGACCTGTCGGAGGAGCACCGGCTGCGGCTCTCGTGGCTCCACGAGGTGTTCGGCGACCGGGCCTGGTCGGGGGCGGCCAAGGTGCCGGCGCTGTGCGACGTCGCGAGCAGGCTGGCCGCGGAGGGGGAGCGCGAGCACGCACTCAAGATGATGGTGAGCCTGGCGCTGCGGTGCTGGTGGTCCAACGCGGACGCGACCACCCGGCTCGGGCTGGTGGAGGCGGCCGAGGGCGTCGGTGCCGCGCCGGACGACCCCACGCTCCTGGCGATCGTCGGCTATGCGGCTCCGGTCGAGCGGGGCCGCGCCGTCGGGCAGCGGATCGCCGCGCTCACCCCCGGTGTCCTCGGTGATGCCATCGACGACCTCGACCTGGGCGCCGCGGCCACCGGCATCGGCGCCTTCCCCCTGGCGGCTCCGTTGCTCGACAGCGCCGTCTCACGCTTCCGCTCCCGCGGCGAGATGCCGCTGCTCCTGCAGGCGCTGGTGTCCCGCATGCTCACCGACCACCACCTCGGGCGCTGGCAGGCGGCGCGGGCCGCGGGGGACGAGGTGCAGCGGCTGGCCGTCGACACGGGCGAGCGCCTGTGGGGCATGGCGGGCGCGGCCACCGAGGCGCTCGTGGCCGCGGCCCAGGGCGACGACGAGGGTGCGGACTACCTGGGCAGGACCGCGGAGGCGTTCTTCCTGCCGCTGGGCGCCCACACCTTCCTTGCCCCGGTCGAGCTCGCCCGGACGCTCTCGGCGGTGGCCCACGGGCGTCACGAGCAGGCCCTCCACCACGTGCGCCGCGTGTTCGACCCCGCCAGCCCGGTCCACCACGCCAACGCCCGCCACTGGGGGTCCGTGGACCACGTCGTGTCGGCCCTGGCGCTCGACCAGCGCGCCGAGGCCGGGCAGGTCGTCGAGGAGCTGGAGTCGGTGTGGGAGGCCTCGCGATCGCCCCTCGTCGGCGCCTCCCTGCTGGTCGCCAGGCCGCTGGTCGCGACCGGGTCCCGGGCCGAGGCGCTCTTCGTGGACGGGCTCCGGGGCGGCCTCGTGCCGTGGCCGTTCCTCCACGCCCGGCACCTCCTCGCGTACGGCACGTGGCTGAGGCGGCGCCGGCGCTCGCGCGACTCCCGGCCCCACCTGCGGTCCGCGCGCGACATGTTCGATGCGCTGGGGGCCGCGCCGTGGGTCGACCAGGCGAACCGCGAGCTGCGCGCGTCGGGGGAGACGGTGCGCGAGCCCGACCGCGGAGCCGGCGACCTGCTCTCCCCGCAGGAGCGCCAGATCGCCCAGCTGGCCGCGTCGGGCCTGACCAACCGCGAGATCGGTCAGCACCTCTACCTCTCGCACCGCACGGTCGGGTCGCACCTCTACCGCATCTTCCCCAAGCTCGGCATCACCTCGCGCGCGCAGCTCGTCTCGGCGCTCGGTGGGTCCCGGCCCGGGACGGGTGCTACGTGACCTCCGAGCGGCGCAGGGTGAGCAGCCCGACGACGAGGGGGACCACGATCCAGATCGTGGTGGTCGAGGCGAGCATCGCCCACTCCTCACCGGTGTTCGTGGCGCCCTCGAAGAGCCCCAGCTGCGTGTAGTTCCAGTCGATCCACGGCTGCAGGTCGAGGAACCACTCCCGCACGAGGGCGAGCAGCTCGAGGACGCCGGGCAGCACGAGCGAGACCACGAAGTAGGCGACGATCGCTGCGGCAGAGGCCCGCAGCACCACGCCGAGCGTGAAGCCGATCGCCATGCCCACCAGGTTGGCGAGCACGATCTGCGGCGCGGCGGCGAGCGACACGTCCCAGACGGTGTCCACGCCGGCGAGCGCGGAGCCGACGACGTTGCCGACGGCCCCCACCGCGAAGGCGACGACCATCGAGCCCAGGCCCACCACGACGGTCGCGATCGCCTTGGCGCCGACCACCCGTCCTCGGCTCGGGACCAGCGTGAACGTGGTGAGCCCGCTGCGCTGGCTCCACTCGCTCGTGACGGCGAGGATCGCGATCATCGGCAGGATCACCGACATCGGGAGGCCGATCGCCGCCGCGAAGCTCTCGTAGGTGACGGAGCTGTCGGGGGCGAAGACGATGACCGCCCCCGTGGCGACGACCGACAGGACGCCGATGCTGACGAGCATCCAGAACCCCGAGCGGGTGTCGAACATCTTGCGCAGCTCGACCGTGACCAGCCGGGTGGTGGGGACGGGAGGGGAGGTCCGGCGCGCCGGCGCGGCCTCCGTAGTGGCGGCTGTCGGGACGGTCGTGGCGGTCATGCCGCAGCTCCTTCGCGTTGGGTGGCGGCAGTGAGTGACAGGAACATGTCCTCGAGCCCGGCGCCCTCGGCCGAGCGGAGCTCGGTGAGGGCGACGCCGGCGGTCAGGGCGACGGCTCCGACCTGGGCTGGGTCGGCATCCGTGCGGACCGAGCCGTCGCCGGCGACGGTGCTGGGGATCCCGGCCTGCTCGAGCGCGTGGGCGAGGTCGCGCGGTGACGTCGCACGGGCGAGCGTCCCGGCGGCGGCGAGCAGCTCGTCCTTGGTGCCGGCCGCGACGATCCTGCCGTCGCCGATCACCACCAGGTCGTCGGCGATGACCTCGATCTCGTGGAGCAGGTGCGAGGACAACAGCACCGTGCCGCCCCGGCTGGCGAACCCCGTGAGCAGGTCGCGCATCCACCGGATCCCCGCGGGGTCGAGCCCGTTGGCGGGCTCGTCGAGGATCAGCACCCTCGGGTCGCCGAGCAGCGCGGTGGCGATGCCGAGGCGCTGACGCATCCCGAGCGAGTAGTCGCGCACGCGGCGCCCGGCCTCGGTGGGGGTGAGACCCACCAGCCGCACCATCTCCTCGACCCGGGCGCGTGGCAGGCCCATGGTGTCGGCGGCGATGGTGAGGATCTCGCGTCCGGTGCGGCCGGCGTGCTGGGCCGAGGCGTCGAGGAGGACGCCGACCTCGCGACCGGGGTTGGGGAGGTCGGCGAACCGGACGCCGTCGATGGTGGCCGAGCCGGACGTCGGGGCGGTGAGACCGACCATGACGCGCATCGTGGTGGACTTGCCGGCGCCGTTGGGACCGAGGAAACCGGTCACGCGGCCGGGCCGGGCGGTGAAGGAGACGTCGTCGACGGCGGTGAAGCCGGCGTACCTCCGGGTCAGTGACTCGACTGTGATCATGGCCCAACCCTCGCGGCGTCGCGCGCTGGGCGTATCGGTTCGACGGCTCGTCCTGCCCTGACCGAAAGTACGGGGCCGCGAGGTCGGGTCGGACTTTCGGCCGGTACGGCGACGGCCCTCCATCCCTACGCTGAGGGGGTGAGCACTCCACTGCGGTCCCTGCTGCAGGAACCGCGGCCCCCGTCCGCACCGGTCCGGGTGTGGCGGGACTGGGCGCTGCTGGCGGTCGTGACGGTCGGCGGGGTGCTGGAGGGTGTCCTGCGAGAGGACCTGCCGCTGCCGGGCCTGTCGGTGCTGCTGACGGTCGGACTGGCGCCGCTGCTGCTGTGGCGACGTACGCACCCGCTGGCAGCGGTCGCGACCAGCTTCGGCGTGGTCGCCGTCGTGGACGTCGGCCTGATCGCGTCCGACGCACCGGCGCTCGACGTCTACACGATGCTCTACTTCCTGATGCTGCCCTACGCGCTGTTCCGGTGGGGGTCCGGGCGAGAGGCGGTGGCGGGCCTGGCGATCATCCTGGTCGCGGCCACACTGGGGTTCTTCGTCAGCTGGACCGGGATCGCCGACGCGATCGGCGGGCTCGCCGTCCTGATGTCCGCCTTCGCCTTGGGCTGGGCCGCGCGCTCCCAGCACGGCGCCCGCGAGCGACGGCTGGAGCAGGCGAAGTCGGAGGAGCGGGTCCTGCTGGCGCGCGAGCTGCACGACACGGTGGCCCACCACGTCTCCGCCATCGCCGTCCAGGCACAGGCGGGGCGGGCCCTGGCGGCGACCCACCCGTCGTCGCCGCTGGAGGCCCTGGAGGTGATCGAGGTGGAGGCGTCGCGCACGCTCGCGGAGATGCGGGCGATGGTCCGGGTGCTGCGC
This genomic stretch from Nocardioides renjunii harbors:
- a CDS encoding helix-turn-helix transcriptional regulator codes for the protein MPPALVGRDDEVAVLRALLGRSEDHGAVLLVRGEPGVGKSSLLDVVAREAVQAGRQVLRVTGVESEAQVPWSGLHRLLGSVLPLADRLPEPQRAALLSAFGLAAPAAPPYLVGYAALELVADRAADAPVVLLVDDVQWIDPASACALAFLARRIQDEPVAVVAAQRDGVDSALSDGTFPELVVGPLDDTHAAEVLERAGALSTGARREVLRLAEGNPLALVELSRSWTPTDAGLVAPGAMTSRLERAFARRLEDLCDDVRLAALVVAADDTDSLVEVVRATELVAGDSHAEDLLAEAVDAGVLVVEGSAVRFRHPLVRSACYQGATPSERRAAHAALAEVLVASTGRRTWHLAASTVGPADDVADDLEAAADRAIEQGATRAAVAALARAAELSGTALERGRRLVGAAELAFDSGLYQEGTALLVRVDAADLSEEHRLRLSWLHEVFGDRAWSGAAKVPALCDVASRLAAEGEREHALKMMVSLALRCWWSNADATTRLGLVEAAEGVGAAPDDPTLLAIVGYAAPVERGRAVGQRIAALTPGVLGDAIDDLDLGAAATGIGAFPLAAPLLDSAVSRFRSRGEMPLLLQALVSRMLTDHHLGRWQAARAAGDEVQRLAVDTGERLWGMAGAATEALVAAAQGDDEGADYLGRTAEAFFLPLGAHTFLAPVELARTLSAVAHGRHEQALHHVRRVFDPASPVHHANARHWGSVDHVVSALALDQRAEAGQVVEELESVWEASRSPLVGASLLVARPLVATGSRAEALFVDGLRGGLVPWPFLHARHLLAYGTWLRRRRRSRDSRPHLRSARDMFDALGAAPWVDQANRELRASGETVREPDRGAGDLLSPQERQIAQLAASGLTNREIGQHLYLSHRTVGSHLYRIFPKLGITSRAQLVSALGGSRPGTGAT
- a CDS encoding sensor histidine kinase, whose product is MSTPLRSLLQEPRPPSAPVRVWRDWALLAVVTVGGVLEGVLREDLPLPGLSVLLTVGLAPLLLWRRTHPLAAVATSFGVVAVVDVGLIASDAPALDVYTMLYFLMLPYALFRWGSGREAVAGLAIILVAATLGFFVSWTGIADAIGGLAVLMSAFALGWAARSQHGARERRLEQAKSEERVLLARELHDTVAHHVSAIAVQAQAGRALAATHPSSPLEALEVIEVEASRTLAEMRAMVRVLRNEAPVDYAPQPGVADLERLSGASPAGPRVQVSVDGDVTSLPAAIDAAVFRIAQEAVTNARRHARNATVIDVCVDVDESTVTLVVRDDGDPAAADPAHEAGFGLTGMVERALLLGGACRAGPGAGRGWAVSATLPLEVPA
- a CDS encoding ABC transporter ATP-binding protein encodes the protein MITVESLTRRYAGFTAVDDVSFTARPGRVTGFLGPNGAGKSTTMRVMVGLTAPTSGSATIDGVRFADLPNPGREVGVLLDASAQHAGRTGREILTIAADTMGLPRARVEEMVRLVGLTPTEAGRRVRDYSLGMRQRLGIATALLGDPRVLILDEPANGLDPAGIRWMRDLLTGFASRGGTVLLSSHLLHEIEVIADDLVVIGDGRIVAAGTKDELLAAAGTLARATSPRDLAHALEQAGIPSTVAGDGSVRTDADPAQVGAVALTAGVALTELRSAEGAGLEDMFLSLTAATQREGAAA
- a CDS encoding ABC transporter permease subunit, with product MTATTVPTAATTEAAPARRTSPPVPTTRLVTVELRKMFDTRSGFWMLVSIGVLSVVATGAVIVFAPDSSVTYESFAAAIGLPMSVILPMIAILAVTSEWSQRSGLTTFTLVPSRGRVVGAKAIATVVVGLGSMVVAFAVGAVGNVVGSALAGVDTVWDVSLAAAPQIVLANLVGMAIGFTLGVVLRASAAAIVAYFVVSLVLPGVLELLALVREWFLDLQPWIDWNYTQLGLFEGATNTGEEWAMLASTTTIWIVVPLVVGLLTLRRSEVT